The following are encoded in a window of Cryobacterium sp. CG_9.6 genomic DNA:
- the cofD gene encoding 2-phospho-L-lactate transferase, whose translation MKNVTVLAGGVGGARFTRGLLAHLAKAHPLATVTVIVNTGDDMWLDGLRICPDLDTVMYTLGGGISEAQGWGREDESRRTSAEIAAYGRGWSWFTLGDLDLATHIVRTDLLRSGSTLSEATDFLCRRWQPGVRLLPMSDQPVETHVRLAADADEHLAGELMHFEEWWVRYRAGIPVTEFVQRGLADAVAAPGVLEAIATADVVILPPSNPVVSVGTILAVPGIRDALRATSARVVGVAPIIGGAAVRGMADACLQTIGVQTSALAVGLHYGARSAGGVLDAWLIDETDAAALPELAAAGIRSLAVPLWMHDVPTTAAMAAAALAAAAGVGAAAALA comes from the coding sequence ATGAAAAATGTCACCGTACTGGCCGGAGGTGTAGGCGGTGCCCGCTTCACTCGTGGGCTGCTTGCACATCTCGCGAAGGCGCATCCGCTTGCCACCGTGACCGTGATCGTGAACACCGGCGACGACATGTGGCTCGACGGGCTGCGCATCTGCCCCGACCTCGACACCGTGATGTACACCCTCGGTGGCGGCATCAGTGAGGCGCAGGGGTGGGGCCGCGAGGATGAAAGCCGCCGCACGTCCGCCGAGATTGCCGCCTACGGTCGCGGCTGGTCGTGGTTCACGCTTGGCGACCTCGACCTCGCGACCCACATCGTGCGCACCGATCTGCTGCGCAGCGGCTCAACCCTGAGCGAAGCGACGGATTTTCTCTGCCGGCGCTGGCAGCCCGGCGTGCGCCTACTGCCGATGAGCGACCAGCCGGTGGAAACGCATGTACGCCTCGCCGCAGACGCTGATGAACACCTCGCCGGCGAACTTATGCACTTTGAGGAATGGTGGGTTCGGTATCGCGCCGGTATTCCCGTGACGGAATTTGTGCAGCGGGGCCTCGCCGATGCGGTCGCTGCCCCCGGCGTACTCGAGGCCATTGCCACCGCCGACGTGGTGATTCTTCCGCCGTCAAACCCCGTGGTCTCGGTGGGCACGATTCTGGCCGTACCGGGCATCCGAGACGCCCTGCGCGCCACATCGGCACGGGTGGTGGGCGTGGCACCCATCATCGGCGGCGCGGCCGTGCGCGGCATGGCCGACGCGTGCCTGCAGACCATTGGCGTGCAGACCTCGGCCCTCGCCGTGGGTCTGCACTACGGCGCCCGGTCGGCTGGCGGCGTGCTCGATGCCTGGCTCATTGACGAAACGGATGCCGCGGCGCTGCCCGAGCTGGCGGCCGCCGGCATCCGCTCCCTCGCCGTTCCGCTGTGGATGCACGACGTGCCCACAACTGCGGCCATGGCGGCCGCCGCCCTCGCTGCTGCCGCCGGAGTGGGTGCCGCTGCCGCACTCGCGTAG
- the cofC gene encoding 2-phospho-L-lactate guanylyltransferase: MNWIVVVPAKGNPGGKSRLGALPERAALAEAFALDTVSVLLGLPDVLEVFVVTGDTVLGAALEDLGAVTVPEEVAPSGPAADPLNAAIRQGFAAARAEHPGVPCVIVTGDLPALRREDFLAALHLASTHALSMVPDAAGTGTTALFVHAGLPPALLFGPGSRAAHEVAGYVPLAVPADSTLRRDVDTSDDLALALLLGLGPHSRAVLQAAAGTAAQ; the protein is encoded by the coding sequence GTGAACTGGATCGTTGTCGTTCCGGCCAAGGGGAATCCGGGCGGCAAGAGCCGGCTGGGGGCGCTCCCGGAGCGGGCCGCGCTCGCCGAGGCCTTTGCGCTCGACACCGTCTCGGTGCTGCTGGGGCTACCGGACGTGCTCGAGGTGTTCGTCGTCACCGGCGACACCGTGCTCGGGGCTGCTCTGGAGGATCTCGGGGCGGTCACCGTGCCCGAAGAGGTGGCGCCGAGCGGGCCGGCGGCGGACCCACTCAACGCGGCGATTAGACAGGGCTTCGCGGCTGCCCGCGCGGAGCATCCCGGCGTGCCCTGCGTGATCGTTACGGGCGACCTCCCCGCGCTGCGCCGCGAGGATTTCTTGGCCGCGCTGCATCTCGCGTCGACCCACGCGCTGTCGATGGTGCCCGACGCTGCCGGAACGGGCACAACCGCGCTCTTCGTGCATGCAGGCCTGCCGCCGGCGCTGCTGTTTGGCCCCGGGTCGCGGGCCGCACACGAGGTCGCGGGGTATGTGCCGCTGGCCGTGCCGGCGGACTCCACCCTGCGCCGTGACGTGGACACGTCCGACGACCTGGCGCTGGCGCTGCTGCTGGGACTCGGCCCGCATTCCCGCGCGGTTCTGCAGGCTGCGGCCGGAACCGCCGCGCAATAG
- the cofE gene encoding coenzyme F420-0:L-glutamate ligase, producing the protein MVFTLPGFGEIVAGDNLGALILEAAQSRLVDGDILAVTSKIVSKAEGRQRAATDREQAITDETVRVVATRAHPGGVTRIVENRQGLIMAAAGVDTSNAPDGIVLLLPIDPDASARALCTALRARTGLRLGVIITDTAGRAWREGQTDIAIGAAGLAVLDDLRGTADTSGRQLDVTVAAVADEIAGAADLIKGKTSGNPVAVVRGLGHLVGALTLAGASALQRPSENDMFRLGTNEAYAEGFAAGRAAALSEDTAE; encoded by the coding sequence ATGGTGTTCACCCTGCCCGGTTTTGGGGAGATCGTGGCCGGCGACAACCTCGGGGCGCTCATTCTCGAGGCGGCGCAGTCGCGGCTGGTTGACGGCGATATTCTGGCCGTGACCAGCAAGATTGTGTCGAAGGCGGAGGGCCGGCAGCGTGCGGCCACCGACCGGGAGCAGGCGATCACCGACGAGACCGTGCGGGTGGTGGCCACCCGGGCGCATCCGGGCGGCGTCACGCGCATTGTCGAAAACCGGCAGGGGCTGATCATGGCCGCCGCCGGAGTGGACACGAGCAATGCGCCCGACGGCATTGTGCTGCTCTTGCCCATCGACCCGGATGCCTCGGCGCGCGCCCTGTGTACCGCGCTGCGGGCGCGCACGGGGTTGCGCCTTGGCGTGATCATCACCGATACCGCCGGGCGCGCGTGGCGAGAGGGCCAGACCGACATTGCGATCGGCGCGGCCGGCCTCGCCGTGCTCGATGACCTGCGCGGCACAGCGGACACCTCGGGGCGACAGCTTGACGTGACGGTCGCGGCGGTTGCCGACGAGATTGCGGGCGCCGCAGACCTCATTAAGGGCAAGACCAGCGGAAATCCGGTTGCCGTCGTGCGCGGCCTCGGACATCTGGTGGGGGCGCTGACGCTTGCCGGGGCATCCGCTCTGCAGCGCCCGAGCGAGAACGACATGTTTCGGCTGGGCACGAACGAGGCCTATGCCGAGGGCTTCGCTGCCGGGCGTGCGGCGGCGCTGAGTGAGGACACCGCGGAGTGA
- a CDS encoding TIGR03557 family F420-dependent LLM class oxidoreductase, with protein MTELQIGYAAMLEQFAPTEAVALSAYAEEHGFTGVMAADHFQPWVPQQGESSFVWSVLAAIGERTKGDLGPGVTAPTFRWHPAMVAQASATLAAMYPGRHWLGLGSGEALNEHIVGAYWPEAPERINRMFEAIEIISKLFTASLAGKDVKHSGQFYKLESTRLWTMPEVAPEILVATAGPVTAKRAGRQADGLITVGAPLEKISMLFGKFDDGARDAGKDPSTMPKVLQLHMSWADTDEEAMTNALREWPNGGMKFPKADIRSPFEFEQIAKLVRPEDFEGRMIISADPDEHRKYIQKFVDLGFDRIYLHNVGRNQRQWIDVFGAQVLPKLVR; from the coding sequence ATGACGGAGTTGCAGATTGGCTACGCGGCCATGTTGGAACAGTTCGCCCCCACGGAGGCTGTTGCCCTCTCGGCCTACGCCGAAGAGCACGGGTTCACCGGCGTCATGGCGGCCGACCATTTTCAACCCTGGGTTCCCCAGCAGGGAGAGAGTTCCTTCGTGTGGAGCGTGCTCGCCGCCATCGGTGAACGCACGAAGGGTGACCTGGGTCCCGGCGTCACCGCACCCACCTTTCGCTGGCACCCCGCCATGGTGGCTCAGGCTTCCGCGACGCTCGCCGCCATGTATCCGGGCCGCCACTGGCTCGGACTCGGATCGGGGGAAGCGCTCAACGAACACATCGTGGGTGCCTACTGGCCCGAAGCCCCCGAGCGCATCAACCGCATGTTTGAAGCCATCGAGATCATTTCGAAGCTCTTCACTGCGTCCCTCGCCGGCAAAGACGTGAAGCACTCGGGTCAGTTTTACAAGCTTGAGTCCACGCGGCTGTGGACAATGCCGGAGGTGGCCCCCGAGATTCTCGTGGCGACGGCCGGCCCGGTCACCGCCAAGCGCGCCGGCCGCCAAGCCGATGGCCTCATCACGGTGGGCGCCCCGCTCGAGAAGATTTCGATGCTGTTCGGCAAGTTCGACGACGGCGCCCGGGATGCGGGGAAGGACCCGTCCACGATGCCCAAGGTTCTGCAGCTGCACATGAGCTGGGCCGACACCGACGAAGAGGCCATGACGAACGCACTGCGGGAGTGGCCGAACGGTGGCATGAAGTTTCCGAAGGCCGACATCCGCTCTCCGTTTGAGTTTGAACAGATTGCCAAGCTCGTGCGCCCGGAGGACTTTGAGGGTCGCATGATCATCTCGGCCGACCCCGATGAGCACCGCAAGTACATTCAGAAGTTTGTTGACCTTGGGTTCGACCGCATTTACCTGCACAACGTGGGTCGGAACCAGCGTCAGTGGATCGACGTGTTCGGCGCGCAGGTGCTGCCGAAACTCGTTCGCTAG
- a CDS encoding exodeoxyribonuclease III, which translates to MRIATWNVNSIRARVDRTVDWMVREDIDVLAMQEIKCKPEQFPTQPFEDAGYELAIHGLNQWNGVAFASRLPMTDVVTSFPGMPGFLKGADGPDQPLEARAMGVTVNEQRLWSLYVPNGRALGDPHYDYKLAWLDALQKHAVAELAANPHLALAMMGDWNVAPFDEDMGDPSFIPGESTHISAPERAAFSAFEAAGLRDVVRPLVPEGFTFWDYKRLRFPRNEGLRIDFILASEAFADRVTDASIHRNERKGDAPSDHVPVVVDVDIDGEDDDRPMIF; encoded by the coding sequence ATGCGCATTGCCACCTGGAACGTTAACTCCATCCGTGCCAGAGTCGACCGCACCGTGGACTGGATGGTTCGCGAAGACATCGACGTGCTTGCCATGCAGGAAATCAAGTGCAAACCGGAGCAGTTTCCCACGCAGCCCTTCGAAGACGCCGGCTATGAGCTCGCCATCCACGGTCTCAACCAGTGGAACGGTGTCGCCTTCGCCAGTCGCCTCCCCATGACGGATGTCGTCACCTCCTTCCCCGGCATGCCCGGCTTCCTGAAGGGTGCTGACGGACCGGACCAACCCCTCGAAGCCCGTGCCATGGGCGTCACGGTAAACGAGCAGCGGCTCTGGAGCCTGTATGTGCCCAACGGCCGCGCTCTGGGTGACCCGCACTACGACTACAAGCTGGCCTGGCTCGACGCCCTGCAGAAGCATGCTGTAGCCGAGCTGGCAGCCAACCCGCACCTGGCCCTCGCCATGATGGGCGACTGGAATGTGGCACCCTTTGACGAGGACATGGGCGACCCGAGCTTCATTCCCGGAGAATCAACCCACATCTCCGCGCCGGAGCGGGCGGCGTTCTCGGCCTTCGAAGCCGCCGGGCTGCGCGACGTGGTGCGCCCCCTGGTGCCGGAGGGCTTCACGTTCTGGGACTACAAGCGGCTGCGCTTTCCGCGCAACGAGGGACTGCGCATCGACTTCATCCTCGCCTCCGAGGCTTTCGCCGACCGGGTGACCGATGCCAGCATCCACCGCAACGAGCGCAAGGGTGACGCGCCCAGCGACCACGTTCCCGTTGTCGTCGACGTCGATATTGACGGCGAAGACGACGACCGCCCCATGATCTTCTAG
- a CDS encoding antibiotic biosynthesis monooxygenase — MSTPAPRLIPPSSASVTVSISRWVDPRRIEEATGWVQAGMDLAHQYPGFLGSGWVRASEDSGHWQMLYKFSNAAALKAWENSIDRSEWLHAGRDLVLDAREETKRTGIEGWFDAPQEATPGVAILPPPRWKQAVSIWLGFFPLNLTFMILVPALVPGWNDLNIVVRVLLTTLALTPLMTYVMLPWITRLLRPWLQRQKKPTTPKRPG; from the coding sequence ATGTCGACACCCGCACCTCGCCTCATTCCGCCATCGTCGGCATCCGTTACCGTCTCCATCTCGCGCTGGGTCGACCCAAGGCGCATCGAAGAGGCCACCGGCTGGGTGCAGGCAGGCATGGACCTTGCCCACCAGTACCCCGGGTTTCTGGGGAGCGGTTGGGTGCGGGCTAGCGAGGATTCCGGGCACTGGCAGATGCTCTACAAGTTCTCGAACGCCGCGGCCCTGAAGGCGTGGGAGAACTCGATCGACCGTTCCGAGTGGCTCCATGCGGGCCGCGACCTGGTGCTCGATGCCCGCGAAGAGACCAAACGCACGGGCATTGAGGGCTGGTTTGACGCGCCGCAGGAGGCAACGCCGGGCGTCGCCATTCTTCCGCCACCACGGTGGAAGCAGGCCGTGAGCATCTGGCTCGGGTTCTTCCCGCTCAACCTCACCTTCATGATTCTGGTGCCCGCGTTGGTGCCGGGGTGGAACGACCTGAATATTGTCGTGCGGGTGCTCCTCACCACGCTCGCGCTCACACCGCTCATGACCTACGTCATGCTGCCGTGGATCACCCGCCTGCTTCGACCCTGGCTGCAGCGGCAGAAAAAGCCCACCACGCCGAAACGGCCGGGCTAG
- a CDS encoding fumarylacetoacetate hydrolase family protein, producing MTSALLVPSPTSLPVAGSPERFFVHRVYCVGRNYADHAREMGNDPDREPPFFFAKPADAIFAVDEGVPARHVAPHEVPYPPQTHNLHFEMELVVAIGRGGSDIEPHAALDHVWGYGAGVDLTRRDLQDTAKSLRRPWDLSKGFDFSAPCTPLVPASGGGHPASARIWLNVDDEPKQMGDLADQIWAVPDIVAALSRSVTLLPGDVIFTGTPAGVGALVPGNVVTGGIDGIGELSFRVV from the coding sequence ATGACCTCTGCACTCTTGGTACCTTCCCCCACGAGCCTTCCAGTGGCCGGTTCCCCCGAGCGGTTCTTTGTGCACCGGGTGTACTGCGTGGGGCGTAATTACGCCGATCACGCCCGCGAAATGGGGAACGATCCCGACCGCGAGCCGCCGTTCTTCTTCGCCAAACCCGCCGATGCGATCTTCGCCGTTGACGAGGGCGTGCCCGCGCGCCACGTGGCACCGCACGAGGTGCCCTACCCGCCGCAGACCCACAACCTGCACTTCGAGATGGAACTGGTCGTGGCGATCGGCCGCGGCGGCAGCGATATTGAGCCGCACGCAGCCCTGGACCACGTGTGGGGGTACGGCGCGGGCGTCGACCTCACCCGCCGTGACCTGCAGGACACCGCCAAATCCCTCCGTCGGCCCTGGGACCTGTCGAAAGGGTTCGATTTCTCCGCACCGTGCACACCGCTCGTGCCCGCGAGTGGTGGGGGCCACCCCGCATCCGCTCGAATCTGGTTAAACGTGGACGACGAACCGAAGCAGATGGGCGATCTCGCCGATCAGATCTGGGCCGTTCCCGACATCGTGGCCGCGCTGTCCCGCTCGGTGACGCTGCTCCCCGGCGACGTGATCTTCACGGGCACGCCCGCGGGCGTGGGTGCCTTGGTGCCCGGCAACGTGGTGACCGGCGGAATCGACGGCATCGGCGAGCTTAGCTTTCGGGTCGTCTAG
- a CDS encoding AEC family transporter, with protein MGGVLVGFGIIGFVILVGYIVERFGIAGPGSITVLNRMAFFVATPALLFTVLSHADVSVLFSTFLVTLVCSVVVGLGVFLVVTRLFFRVPVAETVLGAASATYVNANNIGLPVAIYVLGSATYMAPVLLIQLLVFAPIVLGILDVSTSGRLSVGSILTQPLRNPMIIASVAGIVVAIAGIRLPPPVLAPLELIGGAAIPMVLMSFGMSLHGQRLLKRGTGRMQVIVASIIKVAVMPVIAYVVGRFVFHLDAGELFAAVAISALPTAQNIYNFSARYNRGIVVTRDTVLLTTLGSIPALLVIAALLA; from the coding sequence ATGGGCGGCGTGCTGGTGGGGTTCGGAATCATTGGATTCGTGATTCTGGTGGGGTACATCGTGGAGCGCTTCGGGATCGCGGGCCCCGGGTCCATCACGGTGCTCAACCGGATGGCATTCTTCGTGGCGACACCGGCGCTGCTGTTCACGGTGCTCTCGCACGCCGACGTGTCGGTGCTCTTCTCCACGTTTCTCGTGACCCTGGTGTGCTCGGTTGTGGTCGGGCTCGGTGTGTTTCTGGTGGTCACCCGACTCTTCTTTCGAGTTCCGGTGGCCGAAACGGTGCTCGGTGCAGCCTCGGCAACCTACGTGAATGCCAACAACATTGGGCTGCCCGTGGCCATTTATGTGCTCGGCAGCGCCACTTACATGGCCCCCGTTTTGCTGATCCAGCTGCTCGTGTTCGCGCCCATCGTGCTCGGAATTCTCGACGTATCCACAAGCGGCCGCTTATCGGTGGGGTCGATTCTCACGCAGCCGCTGCGCAACCCCATGATTATTGCGTCGGTGGCCGGCATCGTGGTGGCGATTGCGGGCATCCGCCTTCCGCCGCCGGTGCTCGCGCCCCTGGAACTCATTGGTGGCGCTGCGATTCCGATGGTGCTGATGTCGTTCGGCATGTCGCTCCACGGCCAGCGGCTGCTCAAACGGGGCACGGGACGCATGCAGGTGATCGTGGCCAGCATCATCAAGGTGGCCGTGATGCCGGTGATCGCCTATGTCGTGGGCCGGTTCGTTTTCCACCTCGACGCGGGCGAGCTTTTCGCCGCAGTTGCTATTTCGGCGCTCCCCACCGCACAGAACATCTACAACTTCTCGGCGCGCTACAACCGCGGCATTGTCGTGACGCGTGACACCGTGCTGCTCACGACGCTCGGGTCCATTCCCGCGCTGCTCGTGATCGCGGCGCTCCTCGCCTGA
- a CDS encoding alpha/beta hydrolase — translation MAHLDVPGAVLYYETAGHVSGPAVLLMHAGIAHLRMWDPQVAALATHHYVIRFDARGFGRTSVDDVKFSARADAVALLDHLGVERATLIGCDRGGLVALDVAVEHPDRVAGLVTIGAGPSGFPEVELSDAEDALFDSLDQAFNANNPEQISRLEVQLWAVGPLRQEADLDPHFLATAYAMSLDNIEHFTEHPRPQPLDPPASDRVVDITVPALVTVGEFDLTPALAEYEYLLEVLPEASGCRFRGVAHLPSLEHPEEFTRVLVSWLARNNL, via the coding sequence ATGGCACACCTCGATGTACCCGGCGCAGTGCTCTACTACGAAACGGCCGGGCACGTCTCCGGCCCGGCCGTGCTGCTGATGCACGCCGGAATCGCACACCTGCGCATGTGGGACCCACAGGTGGCGGCCCTCGCAACGCACCACTATGTCATCCGCTTCGATGCTCGAGGTTTTGGGCGAACGTCGGTCGACGACGTGAAATTCTCGGCTCGAGCGGATGCCGTGGCTCTGCTTGATCACCTGGGGGTGGAGCGTGCGACCCTGATCGGCTGCGACCGTGGCGGCCTGGTCGCCCTCGACGTGGCCGTGGAACACCCCGATCGGGTGGCCGGGCTCGTCACCATCGGCGCCGGTCCGAGCGGATTCCCCGAGGTGGAACTCTCCGATGCCGAGGATGCCCTGTTTGATTCCCTCGACCAGGCCTTCAACGCGAACAATCCCGAGCAGATCTCCCGGCTCGAGGTGCAGCTCTGGGCGGTCGGCCCGCTGCGCCAGGAGGCCGACCTCGATCCGCATTTTCTCGCCACCGCCTATGCCATGAGTCTCGACAACATCGAGCACTTCACCGAGCACCCGCGGCCTCAGCCGCTGGATCCGCCCGCCAGCGACCGGGTGGTGGACATCACCGTTCCGGCCCTCGTGACCGTGGGCGAATTCGATCTCACGCCCGCGCTGGCCGAGTACGAGTACCTGCTGGAGGTACTGCCGGAGGCAAGCGGATGCAGGTTTCGTGGCGTTGCCCACCTGCCGAGCCTCGAGCATCCCGAGGAATTCACGCGTGTGCTGGTGAGCTGGTTGGCCCGGAATAACCTCTAG
- a CDS encoding SDR family oxidoreductase — MSRTVVGARVLITGAARGMGRLYAERAVAEGAKAVILWDRDAAALAATAAELAGGAPAGTIVAPFTVDIADLGAIAQTAQRVRTEVGDPDIVINNAGIVRGKFFWEHDNGDDIRPTMKINALAPMYIAREFLPHMMTNGTREARIVNIASAAGTLSNPRMSVYAASKAALIGWSDSLRLELAQQGFGQVKVTTVCPSYISTGMFDGARGPLLTPLMTPEYVVERVWRAMLAGKPMLMMPWTVNLARALRGTLPLPLWDRVAGGFGVYRSMDQWVGREVLAPDAVQLD, encoded by the coding sequence ATGAGTCGAACGGTTGTTGGAGCACGTGTGTTGATTACCGGTGCGGCCCGCGGGATGGGCCGGCTATATGCGGAGCGCGCGGTCGCGGAGGGGGCCAAGGCCGTGATCCTCTGGGACCGGGATGCGGCCGCCCTCGCAGCCACCGCGGCAGAGCTGGCCGGGGGTGCCCCGGCGGGCACCATCGTTGCGCCGTTCACGGTGGACATCGCAGACCTCGGTGCGATTGCCCAGACCGCACAGCGGGTGCGAACCGAAGTGGGTGACCCCGACATCGTGATCAACAACGCGGGAATTGTGCGCGGCAAGTTCTTCTGGGAGCACGATAACGGCGATGACATTCGTCCCACGATGAAGATCAACGCGTTGGCACCCATGTACATCGCGCGCGAGTTCCTGCCGCACATGATGACCAATGGCACGCGGGAGGCGCGCATTGTGAATATCGCGTCGGCTGCCGGCACGCTGTCCAACCCTCGCATGAGCGTGTACGCGGCGTCGAAGGCGGCGCTGATTGGCTGGAGCGACTCGCTGCGCCTCGAGCTCGCGCAGCAGGGCTTCGGCCAGGTGAAGGTGACCACGGTGTGCCCGAGCTACATCTCCACCGGCATGTTTGACGGTGCTCGCGGACCGCTGCTCACCCCACTGATGACCCCGGAGTACGTGGTGGAGCGGGTCTGGCGGGCGATGCTGGCCGGCAAGCCTATGCTCATGATGCCGTGGACCGTGAATCTGGCCCGCGCGCTGCGTGGCACCCTGCCTCTTCCGCTCTGGGACCGGGTGGCGGGCGGCTTCGGCGTGTACCGCTCCATGGACCAGTGGGTGGGTCGCGAGGTCCTCGCCCCCGATGCCGTTCAGCTCGACTAG
- a CDS encoding ABC transporter ATP-binding protein: MALLSGTPTRAVARADTTDAAATNTAYAVEFSGVGRSFTTLPRRGAPHSHPVLRDVSLTVRPGEILAILGTSGCGKSTLLRIAGGLDTVTTGSVQIDGTVSAGIDSRCAVGFQEPRLLPWRTLAANVALGLPRSTSRAVGRARVAELLELVGLTAFASHRPRAVSGGMAQRASLARALARNPGVLLLDEPFGALDALTRLQMQDLLLDVHAAAPTTILLVTHDVDEALQLADRIILLGADDDVDDSAGGRTGATIVQELTVPGKRPRDRGSAELAELRGRLLAGLGINRHGVARGIAATTTIPLFQY, encoded by the coding sequence ATGGCTCTTCTCAGCGGCACTCCCACCCGGGCTGTGGCGCGCGCCGACACAACGGATGCCGCCGCCACGAACACCGCGTACGCCGTGGAATTCTCCGGCGTGGGTCGTTCCTTCACCACGCTGCCGCGCCGCGGAGCACCCCACAGCCACCCCGTGCTGCGCGACGTGTCACTCACGGTGCGACCGGGCGAGATTCTGGCCATTCTCGGCACGAGCGGATGCGGCAAATCCACTCTGCTGCGCATCGCCGGCGGCCTGGACACGGTCACCACCGGCAGCGTGCAGATCGACGGCACCGTCTCTGCCGGAATCGATTCCCGCTGCGCTGTCGGCTTTCAGGAACCCCGTCTGCTGCCGTGGCGCACACTGGCCGCAAATGTGGCCCTCGGCCTTCCGCGTAGCACCAGCCGAGCCGTGGGTCGTGCCCGCGTTGCGGAGTTGCTGGAGCTGGTGGGACTCACCGCCTTTGCCAGCCACCGGCCGCGCGCGGTTTCTGGCGGCATGGCGCAGCGGGCCTCGCTCGCTCGGGCCCTGGCCCGCAACCCCGGCGTTCTGCTGCTCGATGAACCGTTCGGCGCCCTCGACGCCCTCACCCGGCTGCAGATGCAGGACCTCCTCCTCGACGTGCATGCCGCGGCACCCACCACCATTCTGCTGGTAACCCACGACGTTGACGAAGCGCTGCAACTCGCGGATCGCATCATTCTGCTGGGCGCCGATGACGACGTGGATGACAGTGCGGGCGGACGCACCGGGGCCACAATTGTGCAGGAGCTGACCGTTCCCGGCAAGCGTCCCCGTGACCGTGGGTCAGCCGAACTCGCTGAGCTGCGCGGGCGACTTCTGGCCGGTCTCGGCATCAACCGACATGGTGTTGCGCGCGGAATCGCCGCCACGACCACCATCCCCCTCTTTCAGTACTAA
- a CDS encoding aliphatic sulfonate ABC transporter substrate-binding protein, whose product MTSRRFVSAALIAGATAATLLLSGCVAGENQPAAPAAAESTATVTEGGTLNIDFATYNPLSLVIKEKGWLEDALSAQGVAVNWVQSAGSNKANDALRAGAIDVGSTAGSAALLARSNGSPIQVIDIFSQPEWAALVVPAGSAITSVGDLKGKQIAATKGTDPYFFLLQALEAEGLTQDDVTVQNLQHADGWAALQTGAVDAWAGLDPIMAGAEAAGATLLYRNVDFNSYGFLNATESFIAEKPDVAQTVVSVYEHARAWALANPDETAQILATVAGLDLAVATTVITERSNLDVDNVPGDAQLSVLTKIGPTFVANFDVADQDLVDAALDTIINDEFATQADPTIVK is encoded by the coding sequence ATGACCTCACGACGTTTCGTTAGCGCGGCGCTTATTGCCGGCGCCACCGCGGCCACGCTTCTGCTGAGCGGATGCGTGGCGGGCGAGAACCAGCCTGCCGCCCCGGCCGCCGCCGAGTCCACGGCAACGGTCACGGAGGGCGGAACCCTCAACATCGACTTCGCCACCTACAACCCGCTCTCGCTCGTGATCAAGGAAAAGGGCTGGCTCGAAGACGCCCTCTCCGCGCAGGGTGTGGCAGTGAACTGGGTGCAGTCGGCCGGATCGAACAAAGCAAACGATGCGCTGCGCGCCGGAGCCATCGACGTGGGTTCAACGGCCGGTTCGGCCGCGCTCCTGGCCCGCTCAAACGGGTCGCCCATTCAGGTCATCGACATCTTCTCCCAGCCGGAGTGGGCCGCTCTCGTGGTGCCGGCCGGTTCGGCCATCACCTCGGTTGGCGACCTCAAGGGCAAGCAGATCGCCGCCACCAAGGGCACCGACCCCTACTTCTTCCTCCTGCAGGCCCTGGAGGCCGAAGGACTCACCCAGGACGACGTGACAGTGCAGAACCTGCAGCACGCCGACGGCTGGGCTGCGCTGCAGACCGGTGCCGTGGATGCCTGGGCCGGACTTGACCCCATCATGGCCGGTGCCGAGGCGGCCGGGGCCACGCTGCTCTACCGCAACGTGGACTTCAACAGCTACGGCTTCCTGAACGCCACCGAATCCTTTATTGCAGAGAAGCCCGATGTGGCGCAGACCGTGGTGAGCGTCTACGAGCACGCGCGGGCCTGGGCCCTGGCCAACCCCGACGAAACCGCGCAGATTCTGGCCACGGTTGCCGGTCTCGACCTCGCTGTAGCCACCACGGTCATCACCGAGCGCAGCAACCTGGACGTCGACAACGTTCCCGGTGACGCTCAGCTCTCGGTGCTGACGAAGATTGGTCCCACGTTCGTGGCCAACTTCGACGTGGCAGACCAGGACTTAGTCGATGCCGCACTGGACACCATTATCAACGATGAGTTTGCCACCCAGGCCGACCCCACCATCGTCAAATAA